A region of Crenobacter cavernae DNA encodes the following proteins:
- the xsc gene encoding sulfoacetaldehyde acetyltransferase, whose protein sequence is MSDHSTQAQAATPSGPQAMTPSEAFVETLAANGVTDMFGIMGSAFMDAMDIFAPAGIRLIPVVHEQGAGHMADGYARVSGRHGVVIGQNGPGISNCVTSIAAAYWAHSPVVIVTPEAGTMGIGLGGFQEAKQLPMFQEFTKYQGHVTHPARMAEFTGRCFDRAMAEMGPTQLNIPRDYFYGEIKAEIPQPRRLDRGPGGEQSLNEAAELLANAKFPVIISGGGVVMADAIDECKALAERLGAPVVNSYLHNDSFPASHPLWCGPLGYQGSKAAMKLISRADVVVALGSRLGPFGTLPQHGMDYWPKAAKIIQIDADHKMLGLVKKISVGICGDAKAAAIALTARLANRTLACDASREQRADAIATEKAAWEKELDDWTHERDPFSLDMIDENANERTFNGGEYLHPRQVLRELEKAMPDDVMVSTDIGNINSVANSYLRFDKPRSFFAAMSWGNCGYAFPTIIGAKVAAPHRPAVSYAGDGAWGMSLMETMTCVRHQIPVTAVVFHNRQWGAEKKNQVDFYNRRFVAGELDNQSFAAIAQAMGAEGIVVDRLEDVGPALKKAIDLQMNHGKTCIIEILCTRELGDPFRRDALAKPVRLLDKYKDYV, encoded by the coding sequence ATGAGCGATCACTCGACCCAAGCCCAAGCGGCGACCCCCAGCGGCCCGCAAGCGATGACCCCTTCGGAAGCCTTCGTCGAAACCCTGGCCGCCAACGGCGTGACCGACATGTTCGGCATCATGGGCTCGGCCTTCATGGACGCGATGGACATCTTCGCGCCGGCCGGCATCCGCCTGATCCCGGTGGTGCACGAACAGGGCGCCGGCCACATGGCCGACGGCTACGCGCGCGTGTCCGGCCGCCACGGCGTGGTGATCGGCCAGAACGGCCCCGGCATCAGCAATTGCGTGACGTCGATCGCCGCCGCCTACTGGGCGCACAGCCCGGTGGTGATCGTCACCCCGGAGGCCGGCACCATGGGCATCGGCCTCGGCGGTTTCCAGGAGGCGAAGCAGCTGCCGATGTTCCAGGAGTTCACCAAGTACCAGGGCCACGTGACCCACCCGGCGCGGATGGCCGAGTTCACCGGCCGCTGCTTCGACCGCGCGATGGCCGAGATGGGGCCGACCCAACTCAACATCCCGCGCGACTATTTCTACGGCGAGATCAAGGCCGAGATCCCGCAACCGCGCCGGCTCGACCGCGGCCCGGGCGGCGAGCAGAGCCTGAACGAGGCGGCCGAGCTGCTGGCTAACGCCAAATTCCCGGTGATCATTTCCGGCGGCGGCGTGGTGATGGCCGACGCCATCGACGAGTGCAAGGCGTTGGCCGAGCGCCTCGGCGCGCCGGTGGTCAACAGCTATCTGCACAACGATTCGTTCCCGGCCAGCCACCCGTTGTGGTGCGGCCCGCTCGGCTACCAGGGCAGCAAGGCGGCGATGAAGCTGATCTCGCGCGCCGACGTGGTGGTGGCGCTCGGCTCGCGCCTCGGCCCGTTCGGCACGCTGCCGCAGCACGGCATGGACTACTGGCCGAAGGCCGCCAAGATCATCCAGATCGACGCCGACCACAAGATGCTCGGCCTGGTGAAGAAGATCTCGGTCGGCATCTGCGGCGACGCCAAGGCCGCCGCGATCGCGCTGACCGCACGCCTGGCGAACCGCACGCTCGCCTGCGACGCGTCGCGCGAGCAGCGCGCCGATGCGATCGCCACCGAGAAGGCGGCCTGGGAGAAGGAGCTCGACGACTGGACCCACGAGCGCGATCCGTTCAGCCTCGACATGATCGACGAGAACGCCAATGAAAGGACCTTCAACGGCGGCGAGTATTTGCACCCGCGCCAGGTGCTGCGCGAGCTCGAGAAGGCGATGCCGGACGATGTGATGGTGTCGACCGATATCGGCAACATCAACTCGGTCGCCAACAGCTATCTGCGCTTCGACAAGCCGCGCAGCTTCTTCGCCGCGATGAGCTGGGGCAACTGCGGCTACGCGTTCCCGACCATCATCGGCGCCAAGGTCGCCGCGCCGCACCGCCCGGCCGTCTCCTACGCCGGCGACGGCGCCTGGGGCATGAGCCTGATGGAAACCATGACCTGCGTCCGGCACCAGATCCCGGTCACCGCGGTGGTGTTCCACAACCGCCAGTGGGGCGCCGAGAAGAAGAACCAGGTCGACTTCTACAACCGCCGCTTCGTCGCCGGCGAACTCGACAACCAGAGCTTCGCCGCCATCGCCCAAGCGATGGGCGCCGAAGGCATCGTGGTCGACCGGCTCGAGGACGTCGGCCCGGCGCTGAAGAAGGCGATCGACCTGCAGATGAACCACGGCAAGACCTGCATCATCGAGATCCTGTGCACCCGCGAGCTCGGCGACCCGTTCCGTCGCGACGCGCTCGCCAAACCGGTGCGCCTGCTCGACAAGTACAAGGACTACGTCTAA
- the pta gene encoding phosphate acetyltransferase, translated as MKAINRIIDSARAAPKRIVLCEGDDARILKAAQRATREGTARILLVGDAGRIRRIAADEGVDLAGMELVDPATSALTPSFAQKLFALRQKKGMTLEEAKREVLKPLCFANLMVRLDHADGSVAGAVHTTADVVRHAIQIIGVDPSFKLVSSFFLMMLCEPFHTLKGGLIFSDCGLVVDPDAHELSEIAMAAADSARSLLMDEPRVAMLSFSTSGSAKHAAVDKVVEAARRVRELRPGLAIDGDVQLDAAIVAEIANRKVDNSAVKGRANVLVFPSLEAGNIGYKLAERVGGAKAIGPLLQGLQKPANDLSRGCSADDVFYVIAVTVVQAQTAAERLPDEKRS; from the coding sequence ATGAAAGCGATCAACCGCATCATCGACAGCGCCCGCGCGGCCCCCAAGCGCATCGTGCTGTGCGAAGGCGACGATGCGCGCATCCTGAAGGCGGCGCAACGCGCCACCCGCGAAGGCACTGCCCGCATCCTGCTGGTGGGGGACGCCGGCCGCATCCGCCGAATCGCCGCCGACGAAGGCGTCGACCTTGCCGGCATGGAGCTGGTCGACCCGGCCACCTCTGCGCTCACGCCGTCCTTTGCGCAGAAGCTGTTCGCGCTGCGCCAGAAGAAGGGCATGACGCTGGAGGAAGCGAAACGCGAGGTGCTCAAGCCGCTGTGCTTCGCCAACCTGATGGTGCGCCTCGACCACGCGGACGGCTCGGTCGCCGGCGCGGTCCACACCACCGCCGACGTGGTGCGCCACGCGATCCAGATCATCGGCGTCGACCCGTCGTTCAAGCTGGTTTCGAGCTTCTTTTTAATGATGCTCTGCGAGCCCTTCCACACGCTGAAGGGCGGGCTGATCTTTTCCGACTGCGGACTGGTGGTCGACCCCGACGCACACGAACTGTCCGAGATCGCGATGGCTGCGGCCGACAGCGCCCGCAGCCTGCTGATGGACGAGCCGCGCGTCGCGATGCTGTCGTTCTCGACCAGCGGCAGCGCCAAGCACGCGGCGGTCGACAAGGTGGTCGAGGCGGCGCGCCGGGTCAGGGAACTGCGCCCCGGCCTCGCGATCGACGGCGACGTGCAGCTCGACGCGGCGATCGTCGCGGAGATCGCGAACCGCAAGGTCGATAACTCGGCGGTGAAGGGCCGCGCCAACGTGCTCGTTTTTCCCAGCCTCGAGGCCGGCAATATCGGCTACAAGTTGGCCGAGCGCGTCGGCGGCGCGAAGGCGATCGGTCCTCTGCTGCAGGGCCTGCAAAAACCGGCCAACGACCTGTCGCGCGGCTGTAGCGCCGACGACGTCTTCTACGTCATCGCCGTGACCGTGGTCCAGGCGCAGACCGCCGCCGAACGACTGCCGGACGAAAAGCGATCATGA
- a CDS encoding sulfite exporter TauE/SafE family protein, whose translation MTGEMLLPFLALMGVASYFQTVTGFGLGMIVMGATSGLNLAPVASVAAVVSLVTLANSAVALPGKLHHIDWRAVRAATFGILPSIVAGVLLLDYLSSAASDLLQLLLGAVILYGGLGSALRPAPLKERSGDGSFFVSGVFGGLLSGMFGVSGPPLIFQFYRQPMTLVEIRCVLILVFTVTSSTRTLFTAYQGQLTADIWMQSALAVPVVALATIAARRYPPPLSATTTRRVAFIVLMLIGCHLMFPALLQLIGEATGGR comes from the coding sequence ATGACCGGCGAGATGCTGCTGCCCTTTCTCGCGCTGATGGGCGTCGCGAGCTACTTCCAGACCGTCACCGGCTTTGGCCTCGGCATGATCGTGATGGGCGCGACCAGCGGCCTAAACCTCGCGCCGGTGGCCTCGGTCGCGGCCGTCGTCAGCCTGGTGACGCTGGCCAACAGCGCGGTCGCGCTGCCCGGCAAGCTGCACCACATCGACTGGCGCGCGGTGCGCGCGGCCACCTTCGGCATCCTGCCGTCCATCGTCGCCGGCGTCCTGTTGCTCGACTACCTCTCCAGCGCCGCCTCCGACCTGCTGCAGCTCTTGCTCGGCGCGGTGATCCTGTACGGCGGGCTCGGCTCCGCGCTGCGCCCCGCGCCGCTCAAAGAGCGCTCGGGCGACGGCAGCTTCTTCGTCAGCGGCGTGTTCGGCGGGCTGCTCAGCGGAATGTTCGGCGTCTCCGGCCCGCCGCTGATCTTCCAGTTCTACCGCCAGCCGATGACCCTGGTCGAGATCCGATGCGTGCTGATCCTGGTCTTCACGGTGACCTCGAGCACCCGCACGCTGTTCACCGCCTACCAGGGACAGCTGACCGCCGACATCTGGATGCAAAGCGCGCTCGCCGTGCCGGTGGTCGCGCTGGCGACGATCGCCGCGCGGCGCTACCCGCCGCCGCTCTCTGCGACGACGACGCGACGCGTCGCGTTCATCGTTTTGATGCTGATCGGGTGTCACCTCATGTTTCCTGCCTTGCTCCAATTGATAGGCGAAGCCACGGGAGGCAGATGA
- a CDS encoding methyl-accepting chemotaxis protein: protein MKISHKVGFAAAAVLLVTTGLLSLLQVHQVRDSLRSQAESNIKETSNALARQIENWLNAKLRLIDMVSQHIDGDFGAAQIQRAFDRPLLKNEFLLVFGGLDSDGARITNNPDWNPPGWDARTRPWFRLAKNAEHAVLAEPYRDVASGEVLISAVGKLSDKGRFMGAFGGDLSLKTISDAVNTLNFNGAGYAFLMTRSGNIIAHPDAKLVGKPYSQLFGGQSPALESALRPADDGDRSLLVSFVPLAGIEGVDWYIGVVLKDDAVMREADALSLRAVIGTVAGVLVSLLILVTLVSRLLKPLSRLYDSLQDINRGEGDLTQRLPVEGKDEIALLSREFNRLLQTLQSLIGDIVERSYQVRETSELTSQHASHAASRLHRQMIELDRLANAMGAMTVTAEDVAQHAQSAADAAISANVETAKGVGVVSRSTKAIKQLAADMDETRHSIILLAKQSQGIESILSVITSIADQTNLLALNASIEAARAGDAGRGFAVVADEVRALASLTQESTHEIRAMIEQLQNGVKLAETRMQENSDAASRTAAEASSAKDILGRTRQAMTRINDMNLHIADVARRQSTATCEINLNTKLIRDISHEVAEGAELQAGHCASVAEQLCQQDERLRHFKV from the coding sequence ATGAAAATTTCGCACAAGGTTGGTTTTGCCGCCGCGGCGGTCCTGCTCGTGACGACCGGCCTCTTGTCGCTGCTACAGGTTCACCAGGTGCGCGACAGCCTTCGCAGTCAGGCAGAGTCGAACATCAAGGAGACCAGCAACGCGCTGGCGCGACAGATAGAAAACTGGCTGAACGCCAAGCTGCGGCTGATCGACATGGTGTCGCAACACATCGACGGCGATTTCGGCGCCGCGCAGATCCAGCGGGCTTTCGACCGGCCGCTACTCAAGAACGAGTTTCTGCTCGTCTTCGGCGGGCTGGACAGCGATGGCGCGAGGATCACCAACAACCCGGACTGGAATCCCCCGGGCTGGGATGCGCGGACACGCCCATGGTTTCGGCTGGCCAAAAACGCCGAGCACGCCGTGTTGGCCGAGCCCTACCGCGACGTCGCCAGCGGCGAAGTGCTGATTTCCGCCGTCGGGAAACTCAGCGACAAGGGGCGCTTCATGGGGGCATTTGGCGGCGACCTGAGCCTGAAGACCATCTCCGACGCGGTCAATACCTTGAATTTCAACGGCGCCGGCTATGCGTTCCTGATGACGCGCTCCGGCAACATCATCGCCCACCCGGATGCCAAACTGGTTGGCAAACCCTACAGCCAGCTATTCGGCGGCCAAAGCCCCGCCTTGGAAAGCGCGCTGCGACCGGCAGACGACGGCGATCGATCGCTGCTGGTCTCGTTCGTGCCGCTTGCCGGGATCGAGGGCGTCGATTGGTATATCGGCGTGGTACTTAAAGACGACGCGGTGATGCGGGAAGCCGACGCGCTCAGTTTGCGCGCGGTCATCGGCACCGTTGCCGGCGTCCTGGTCAGCCTGCTGATTCTGGTGACGCTCGTGTCCCGCCTGCTCAAGCCCTTGTCGCGACTCTATGATTCGCTGCAGGACATCAACCGGGGCGAGGGCGATTTGACCCAGCGCCTGCCCGTCGAGGGCAAGGATGAAATCGCCTTGCTGTCCCGTGAGTTCAACAGGCTATTGCAGACGCTGCAGTCGCTGATCGGTGACATTGTGGAACGCTCGTACCAGGTTCGCGAGACCAGCGAACTGACATCGCAGCACGCCAGCCATGCGGCCAGCCGGCTTCATCGCCAGATGATCGAGCTGGACCGACTGGCCAACGCCATGGGCGCCATGACCGTGACCGCCGAGGACGTCGCGCAACACGCCCAGTCGGCAGCGGACGCGGCCATCTCGGCCAACGTTGAAACTGCAAAAGGCGTCGGCGTCGTTTCGCGCTCGACCAAGGCCATCAAGCAGCTGGCGGCTGACATGGATGAAACCCGCCATTCGATCATCCTGTTGGCCAAGCAGAGTCAGGGCATCGAATCGATCCTGTCCGTCATCACGAGCATCGCCGACCAGACCAATCTGCTCGCCCTGAACGCGTCGATCGAAGCCGCGCGGGCCGGCGACGCCGGCCGTGGCTTCGCGGTGGTCGCCGACGAAGTCCGCGCGCTGGCGTCGCTCACTCAGGAATCGACCCACGAGATCCGCGCGATGATCGAGCAGCTGCAGAACGGGGTCAAACTGGCGGAAACGCGCATGCAGGAAAACAGCGACGCGGCCAGCAGGACCGCGGCGGAGGCGAGCTCGGCCAAGGACATCCTCGGCCGGACCCGTCAGGCGATGACCCGGATCAACGATATGAATTTGCACATCGCCGACGTCGCCAGACGGCAAAGCACGGCCACCTGCGAGATCAACCTCAATACGAAGCTCATTCGCGACATCAGCCATGAAGTGGCGGAAGGGGCGGAACTGCAAGCCGGTCATTGCGCATCGGTGGCGGAACAGTTGTGCCAGCAGGACGAACGGCTCCGGCACTTCAAAGTGTGA
- a CDS encoding cobaltochelatase CobT-related protein encodes MVSAQQKARRQQKLEELCAAAVRALTGDAALHYRQGRLCRDLRPLPLHAPHLRTDPASDDFTSFRGAADGAALRLAHSDAGLHRRLCPGDPVERLLFELLEQLRCETRLPPGMPGVAQNLRHRFEAWSRAFHRSGLAEGHLGILLYTVAQISWSRLTGWPVLEETEDLIEVTRAAIVPAIGFALAGLRRHRDDQAAFAGHALEMARLVGGMIRSARAEQAAEEGADEEDAASAAFSLLLDFDDEEPDTIATAPTGRSRVLEESGHGYRVYTTRYDRKVDAGTLVRKALLREYRERLDRRIAEQGVNLGRLAHQLTAVLAVPRRDGWSFGEEQGRIDGRRLAQLISSPAERRLFRLEQYKMEADCVVSFLVDCSGSMKAHIEAVTMMIDILVRALEMAGVATEVLGFTTGAWNGGRARLDWLARGRPRNPGRLNEVCHMVFKDADRSWRRARADIAALFKADLFREGVDGEAVDWACSRLLARGEARRILIVVSDGSPMDGATGQANDPYYLDNHLKEVVARHEAMRDVEVLGIGVGLDLSPYYRRCLATDLSRPLDTPLFSEIVQLIGGRGRR; translated from the coding sequence ATGGTGTCCGCCCAGCAAAAGGCCCGCCGCCAGCAGAAGCTTGAGGAGTTGTGCGCGGCGGCGGTGCGCGCGCTGACCGGCGACGCCGCGCTGCATTACCGGCAAGGCCGTCTTTGCCGTGACCTCAGGCCGCTGCCGCTTCACGCCCCGCACCTGCGCACCGACCCGGCGTCGGACGACTTCACGTCGTTCCGCGGCGCCGCCGACGGCGCGGCCTTGCGCTTGGCCCATTCCGACGCCGGGCTGCACCGAAGGCTTTGTCCCGGCGACCCGGTCGAGCGGCTACTCTTCGAGCTCTTGGAACAGCTGCGCTGCGAGACCCGGCTGCCACCCGGCATGCCGGGTGTGGCGCAAAACCTTCGCCACCGCTTCGAGGCATGGTCGCGCGCCTTTCATCGCTCGGGGTTGGCCGAGGGTCATCTGGGCATCCTGCTATATACGGTGGCGCAGATCTCGTGGTCGCGGCTGACGGGCTGGCCGGTGCTCGAGGAAACCGAAGACCTGATCGAGGTCACGCGCGCGGCCATCGTGCCGGCGATAGGCTTTGCGCTGGCCGGCCTGCGCCGGCACCGCGACGACCAGGCCGCTTTCGCCGGCCATGCGCTCGAGATGGCGCGGCTCGTCGGCGGGATGATCCGCTCGGCCCGCGCGGAGCAGGCGGCGGAAGAGGGGGCCGACGAAGAGGACGCCGCGAGCGCGGCGTTCTCGCTGCTGCTCGACTTCGACGACGAGGAGCCCGACACGATCGCCACGGCGCCCACCGGCCGCAGCCGTGTGCTGGAGGAATCCGGCCACGGCTACCGCGTCTATACCACGCGCTACGACAGAAAGGTCGACGCCGGCACGCTGGTTCGCAAGGCCTTGTTACGCGAGTACCGCGAACGTCTCGACAGGCGCATCGCCGAGCAAGGCGTCAACCTGGGTAGGCTGGCGCATCAGTTGACGGCGGTCCTCGCGGTGCCGCGGCGGGACGGCTGGTCCTTCGGCGAAGAGCAGGGGCGGATCGACGGCCGTCGCCTGGCGCAATTGATCAGTTCGCCGGCGGAGCGGCGGCTGTTTCGTCTCGAGCAGTACAAGATGGAGGCCGACTGCGTCGTGAGTTTCCTCGTCGACTGTTCGGGCTCGATGAAGGCGCATATCGAAGCGGTGACCATGATGATCGACATCCTGGTGCGCGCGCTCGAAATGGCCGGTGTGGCGACCGAGGTGCTGGGCTTCACCACCGGCGCCTGGAACGGCGGCCGCGCCCGGCTCGACTGGCTGGCCCGTGGCCGTCCCAGAAATCCGGGGCGGCTCAACGAAGTCTGCCACATGGTGTTCAAGGATGCGGACCGGAGCTGGCGGCGCGCACGTGCCGACATCGCGGCGCTCTTCAAGGCCGACCTGTTCCGCGAGGGGGTGGACGGTGAGGCGGTCGACTGGGCTTGCTCGCGACTGCTCGCCCGCGGCGAGGCGCGGCGGATATTGATCGTCGTCTCCGACGGCAGCCCGATGGACGGCGCGACCGGCCAGGCCAACGATCCTTATTATCTCGACAATCACCTGAAGGAAGTGGTCGCGCGTCACGAGGCCATGCGCGACGTCGAGGTGCTCGGCATCGGCGTCGGGCTCGACCTCAGCCCCTATTACCGCCGCTGTCTGGCGACGGACCTGTCCCGACCGCTCGATACGCCGCTGTTCTCCGAGATCGTGCAATTGATCGGCGGTCGCGGTCGGCGCTGA
- a CDS encoding AAA family ATPase, with protein sequence MTDIVLGKPDRLVPVRSLFGIDSGLMVPAFGERDDHVPEIDDAYRFNPEVTLAILAGFTRDRRVMVQGLHGTGKSTHIEQVAARLNWPCVRVNLDGHISRLDLVGKDAIVVRDGRQVTEFQEGIVPWALQRPVALIFDEYDAGRPDVMFVIQRILERDGKFTLLDQNRVIHPHPYFRLFATSNTVGLGNLNGLYHGTQVLNHAQIDRWNVVATLNYLPREEEAGIVLARVPELADEAGRALIEAMVSLAELTRKGFAAGDLSTLMSPRTVITWAENSQIFRDHALAFRLTFVNKCDEAERPIVAEYFQRCFGRELEASPIDEPGPR encoded by the coding sequence GTGACAGATATCGTGCTTGGCAAACCGGACAGACTGGTCCCGGTGCGCAGCCTTTTCGGCATCGATTCCGGCCTGATGGTGCCCGCGTTCGGCGAGCGCGACGACCATGTGCCGGAAATCGACGACGCCTACCGCTTCAACCCGGAAGTGACACTGGCGATCCTGGCCGGCTTCACCCGCGACAGGCGGGTCATGGTGCAGGGGCTGCATGGAACCGGGAAGTCGACCCACATCGAACAGGTCGCCGCCCGGCTCAACTGGCCCTGCGTGCGGGTCAACCTCGACGGTCATATCAGTCGTCTCGACCTGGTCGGCAAGGACGCCATCGTCGTGCGCGACGGCCGCCAGGTCACCGAATTCCAGGAAGGCATCGTGCCGTGGGCGCTGCAGCGGCCGGTCGCGCTGATCTTCGACGAGTACGACGCCGGCCGCCCGGACGTGATGTTCGTCATCCAGCGCATCCTCGAGCGCGACGGCAAGTTCACCCTGCTCGACCAGAACCGGGTGATCCACCCGCATCCTTACTTCCGGCTGTTCGCCACGTCCAACACCGTGGGCTTGGGCAACCTGAACGGCCTGTACCACGGCACCCAGGTGCTGAATCACGCGCAGATCGACCGCTGGAACGTCGTCGCCACGCTCAACTACCTGCCGCGCGAGGAAGAGGCCGGCATCGTGCTCGCCCGCGTGCCCGAACTCGCCGACGAGGCCGGTCGCGCGCTGATCGAGGCGATGGTGAGCTTGGCCGAGCTCACGCGCAAAGGTTTCGCGGCGGGTGACCTCTCGACGCTGATGTCGCCGCGAACGGTGATCACCTGGGCGGAAAACAGCCAGATCTTCCGCGATCACGCGCTCGCCTTCCGTCTGACCTTCGTCAACAAATGCGACGAAGCCGAGCGGCCTATCGTGGCCGAATACTTCCAGCGATGCTTTGGCCGGGAACTCGAAGCCTCGCCGATCGACGAGCCGGGGCCGCGCTGA
- a CDS encoding IclR family transcriptional regulator, translating to MNDTRTKGDAKLDGDTPTLRLFGLLEVIAEKDQFFTLQGLVDETGLPKPTLHRMLQQLEAAGMLQRDGAGRHYSTGVRLQRDGAGRHYSTGVRLRRLAENLLLNNTAHGARHAVLRQLVEEVGESCNLTAFSGSEVLYLDRVETAAPLRFYLHPGSRVPAHCSATGKLFLAQLSPAQRRRLLAHVPLARYTENTLTDLERLEAEIERVKRAGYALDDEEFLPGLLCVGVLVPAPDGGKSNLGVALQAPIMRLTPDKAVHFLPALQRAAAALAAIEAEAAAGRGDTEETE from the coding sequence ATGAACGACACGCGCACCAAGGGCGACGCGAAACTCGACGGCGACACGCCGACGCTGCGGCTGTTCGGGCTGCTGGAAGTGATCGCCGAGAAGGACCAGTTCTTCACGCTGCAGGGGCTGGTGGACGAGACCGGGCTGCCCAAGCCGACGCTGCACCGGATGCTGCAGCAACTGGAGGCGGCCGGCATGCTGCAGCGCGACGGCGCCGGCCGTCACTACAGCACCGGCGTGCGGCTGCAGCGCGACGGCGCCGGCCGTCACTACAGCACCGGCGTGCGGCTGCGGCGCTTGGCGGAGAACCTGCTGCTGAACAACACCGCGCACGGCGCGCGGCACGCGGTGCTGCGTCAGCTGGTCGAGGAAGTGGGCGAGAGCTGCAACCTGACCGCGTTCTCGGGCAGCGAGGTGCTGTACCTGGACCGGGTGGAGACGGCGGCGCCGCTGCGCTTCTACCTGCACCCGGGCTCGCGGGTGCCGGCGCACTGCTCGGCGACCGGCAAACTGTTCCTGGCGCAGCTGAGCCCGGCGCAGCGGCGGCGGCTGTTGGCGCACGTGCCGTTGGCGCGCTACACCGAGAACACGCTGACCGACCTGGAGCGGCTGGAGGCGGAGATCGAGCGGGTGAAGCGCGCCGGCTACGCGCTGGACGACGAGGAGTTCCTGCCGGGGCTGTTGTGCGTCGGGGTGCTGGTGCCGGCACCGGACGGCGGGAAGTCGAACCTGGGGGTGGCGCTGCAGGCGCCGATCATGCGTCTGACGCCGGACAAGGCGGTGCACTTCCTGCCGGCGTTGCAGCGGGCGGCGGCGGCGCTGGCGGCGATCGAGGCCGAGGCGGCGGCAGGGCGGGGGGACACGGAAGAGACAGAGTAA